The sequence GGCGACGAGGCGCGCATGTTCCGGCCGCACCACGATGGTGGCGTCGCCGGCCGGCCGGTAATCCTCGGCGAGGCTGGCGGAAATCTCGATGCCGGAGGGCAGCCGCACCCGCGCCAGCCCGGCCTCGATACCGACCATGGCGGCGGGAAGGAAATTGGTCTCGCCGATGAAGTCGGCGACGAAGCGCTCGGCCGGCTTGTCGTAAATGTCCCAGGGCGTGCCGATCTGCAGCACCCGGCCCTTCGACATGACCGCGATGCGGTCGGACATGGTGAGCGCTTCTTCCTGGTCGTGGGTGACGAAGATGAAGGTGATGCCGGTCTCGCTCTGCATGCGCTTGAGCTCGATCTGCATCTCCTTGCGCAGCTTGTAGTCGAGCGCGGAGAGCGGCTCGTCCAGCAGCAGCACCTTGGGAGCCGGGGCAAGTGCACGGGCGAGGGCGACGCGCTGGGCCTGGCCGCCGGAAATCTGGTCGGTGCGGCGCCGCGCCAGCTCCTCCATATGGACGAGCTTGAGCATCTCGGCCACGCGCGCCTCTATCGCCGCCTTGGGCCGCCCAAGCATCTGCAGCCCGAACGCCACGTTCTCCGACACGGTGAGGTGCGGGAAGAGCGCATAGCTCTGGAACACCGTATTGATGGGCCGCTTGAACGGCGGCAGGCCAGCAATGTCCTCGCCATGCAGCCGGATCGACCCTTCGGTTGGGTATTCGAACCCGGCGATCATCCGCAGCAAGGTCGTCTTGCCGCAGCCGGAAGGCCCTAGCAATGTAAAGAATTCATTTTCGCGAATAGCGACCGAAACATTGTCGAGTGCCCGAAGGGCGCGCGGACCCTCGCCAAATTGCTTGACGATACCCGTGCATTCGACAGCGATGCGGGCGTCCGGTACAGCGGCAGGCTCCGGCATTATTCACCCGTTGCTAGATACAGGCCCCGTGGAGGGCGGCGAACACACCAAGCTAGGTGTCATTCGCCGCCAGCCTAAGTGAGGGTTCGGCATCCGGCAAGCGGGGCCGGTGCAATGTGATCAAATTTTTGGCCGGTCCTGTTAACAGGCAATCGGCGGGCGGCGACCGGCCCAGGGAGAGGCTTCCTCGAGGCGGGCGCAGAGGCCGAGGAGGGCTTCGTCGTGGCCGAAGGGAGCGGCGAGGTGGATACCGACCGGCAGCCCGTCCGCCGTCCAGTGCAGCGGCAGCGAGGCGGCGGGCTGGCCGGAAGCGTTGAAGGCGGCGGTGAAGGGCGAATAGGCGAACACCCCGTCCGGCCCCATGCGGTAGGCGAGATAGTCGCGGCCGGCATGGTCGAAGCGCCCGAGCTTGGCCGGCGGCTCGGCCAGGGTGGCGGTCAGCAGGAAGTCGGCGCGCTGGAAGAACGCGGCCATTTCCCGGCCATAAGCGTGCACCTTGTTGACCGCGTTGAGATAATCGGCGCCGCTGATGCCGCGCGCATACTCCACCGCCGAACGGGCGACGCTTTCGATCTCGTCGTCGCCCAGCGGACGGCCGCGCCGGCGAACCGCGCTTTCCACCGTCAGCGCCGTGCCGCAGCCGACAATCTTGGTCCAGGCCTCCATCATGCCGGCGGTATCGGCCTCGGGGCGCGCCTCCACCAGATGATGGCCGAGGCTCTCCAGCAGCCGCGCCGCCGCCTCCACCGCCGCCCGGCATTCCGGTGCGATGGGAGCGCCAGTGAGGGTAGTGAGGGTGAAGGCGATGGTGAACGGCCCGTCGCGCCGCGCCAGCGCCGTGGTGAAGGAGGCTTCCAGCGGCGGGGCGACATAGGGGGCGCCGAGGTCCGGGCCCTGGGTGATGTCGAGCAGCGCCGCCGTGTCGCGCACCGAACGGGTGAGGAAGCCGTCGATCGCCATGCCGGCCCAGCCTTCGCCGACATAGGGTCCGTCCGGGGTACGGGCGCGGGTCGCCTTGAAGCCGAACAGCCCGCAGGAGGAGGCGGGAATCCGCACCGAGCCGCCGCCATCCGACCCATGCGCCGCCGGCAGGATGCCCGCGGCCACCGCCGCCGCCGCGCCGCCGGAGGAGCCGCCGGGCGTATGGTCGAGATTCCACGGATTGCGCGTCGGCCCGCCATAGACCGCCGCCTCGGTGGTCGGGCCGACACCGCCTTCCGGCGAGGTGGTGCGGCCGAAGGTGACAAGGCCGGCGGCGCGCAGCCGGGCATAGATCGCCGAATCCTGGCCGTAGCGCGTATCGGCGAAGAGGCGCGAGCCATTATTGGAGGGGAAATCCACCGCCTCGGCGCCGAGATCCTTGAGCAGGAATGGCACGCCGCGCAGCGGCCCTTCCGGCAGTCCCTCCTCGATCAGCCGGCGCGCCACGTCCTCGCGCAGCATCGTCACGGCGTTGATCCGGGGATTGCGGGCGGCGACGCGCGCCAGCGCCTCGTCCAGCAATTCGCCGGGGGTCACGTCGCGCCGGGCGACATGTTCGGCCAGGGCGACGGCGTCGCTCGAATCGTAGAGTTCGCTGATATCCATGAGGCGTGTCCGCTTCCGAGGGGGAGGCATGTATCACCCCCCGGCCCGGCGACGCGCAAGGGGCCGGCGCTCCGCGCCGTCGCTAGCGCAGGGGCGGCGCGGCGGGCCCGGCGCGATGACCGGCCGCAACTTCCGGGAGAGGCGCGCCGTCTCTGGCCAGCCGCTCGCGATAGGCCGGCAGCACCTGCAGCGCGAAGGCGACGAGCTTCGTCTCGTCCCGTTCGCCCAGGCCGATCGCCTCCATCAGGGCCGAGGCGAGGCGCATCCGCATGACCTCGTCGACCCCGTCGCGGTTGAGCCGTGTGGCGGCGTCCTGGGCCTGGGCGATACAGCGGTCGAGCAGGCGGACGGTTTCCGGATCAAGGCGAAGATGACGCGACGACATACTCATTCCCCAAGCGGCCATTTGCGGCCCGCGCGGCAGATGTAGGAGGCCCGGACTCGCCGGCAAGGGGTGGGTGCGCATCTGTTGGCGGGGCGCGACAGATGTGCGCATGCGCGGAAGGGCGCGGACCCGACGGTCCGCGCCCATGCAACTGGTGATGGAAGCTCGTCAGCGGGTTGAACGGGCGTTCTGCTCGATCGAACGCTGGATGTAGGGCTCGACATTCTGCGTCGAGGGGGTGCCGACATAGGCGTTGCGGCCCTCGACGATGCGGGCATCGTACCCGCCATTGGCACGGGCCTCGCCGGCGCTGCGCACGGCGGCGTCATAGCCGGCCTTTTCCTGCGCGTCGCGGCCATCCGCCACAGCGGTATTGACCAGGCCGGCGGCCGACAGGGAAAGGATGGTCGCGGTGCAGAGCATCTTCCAGTTGAAAGCGGTCATGATAGTCTCTCCTGTTTGGCTGTCGTGCTTCCGGCGCCGCCGGAAGGCTTTGGAACGACGTTAAAGATCGCGAATAATTCGCTTTACTCATCT is a genomic window of Ancylobacter sp. IITR112 containing:
- a CDS encoding ABC transporter ATP-binding protein, whose product is MPEPAAVPDARIAVECTGIVKQFGEGPRALRALDNVSVAIRENEFFTLLGPSGCGKTTLLRMIAGFEYPTEGSIRLHGEDIAGLPPFKRPINTVFQSYALFPHLTVSENVAFGLQMLGRPKAAIEARVAEMLKLVHMEELARRRTDQISGGQAQRVALARALAPAPKVLLLDEPLSALDYKLRKEMQIELKRMQSETGITFIFVTHDQEEALTMSDRIAVMSKGRVLQIGTPWDIYDKPAERFVADFIGETNFLPAAMVGIEAGLARVRLPSGIEISASLAEDYRPAGDATIVVRPEHARLVASGGHLAGVVENVVYFGTDTHIHVKLDQGLSFMVRQQNSRSQSCGASVGERVGIDIAPDAAQVLRD
- a CDS encoding amidase → MDISELYDSSDAVALAEHVARRDVTPGELLDEALARVAARNPRINAVTMLREDVARRLIEEGLPEGPLRGVPFLLKDLGAEAVDFPSNNGSRLFADTRYGQDSAIYARLRAAGLVTFGRTTSPEGGVGPTTEAAVYGGPTRNPWNLDHTPGGSSGGAAAAVAAGILPAAHGSDGGGSVRIPASSCGLFGFKATRARTPDGPYVGEGWAGMAIDGFLTRSVRDTAALLDITQGPDLGAPYVAPPLEASFTTALARRDGPFTIAFTLTTLTGAPIAPECRAAVEAAARLLESLGHHLVEARPEADTAGMMEAWTKIVGCGTALTVESAVRRRGRPLGDDEIESVARSAVEYARGISGADYLNAVNKVHAYGREMAAFFQRADFLLTATLAEPPAKLGRFDHAGRDYLAYRMGPDGVFAYSPFTAAFNASGQPAASLPLHWTADGLPVGIHLAAPFGHDEALLGLCARLEEASPWAGRRPPIAC